TAGGCTATTTCTTCATCGATAAAATTTATAAAAACAAAGGAGATAATTTAAGTATTCTGTCCAGAATACAAGGCAACGACTACCCATCTTTCCTTTCTCTAAAAATGGGGGCAGCATTAGGTACCACCAATTTCCTTCGGGAATCAGAACTGGATGACAAAAAACAAACCGGTTTTGAAGGCGGGCTTGAGGGCGCTTACTTCTTTTCAAAAAAATGGGGTGTAGGAGCAGATATCACTTTCAGCAGTTTTCCTATTAAGCCTCAAAGAATAACTTTTGATGACGGACAGGACTTTGGGGACCATAGCATCAGAACCCAGTCTATGGGGTTCCTGGCAGCGGGGATAGGTCCTTATTTTTCTCATGAATTTTCAGATAAATGGCAGCTTATGGTAAAAGCAACTGCCGGATATTCTGCAACCGCCAGTGGCAAAGTGTTTGTAAAAGGAGATGAGATTGATGCTCCCAACCATGAGCTCCAGATAGCGAAATACAAGCCTAAACCGGCTTTCCGATGGAATACAGGAGCTTCTATGACCTATAAATTTAATCCGGGACTTGGACTTACTTTTTATACAGATTATACTCAGATCAACTCTACTATACGTTATCATTTCAGTGACGACATCAAAGAAAGTGCTGAAATGAATGAAGAACTCAATCATCTGATCACCAAAGAAAAGATCAATTACGTCACGTTAGGTTTACGGTTAACTGCGTATTTTTAAAATAAAAAAGCCTTCAGATATTTATGAAGGCTTTCATTTTTATAATGTTTTTGTATTGTCTCCCGGGGTATAATCCATGAAAATATCACCATCAAGCTTTACAGATTTCACTTTTTTCTTGATAGGAATGACCAGATCTGTCATTTTCTGATCTTTTTCCCAGATAGAAGGTGAGAAATGCAGTTTTTCAGTTGTTCCGTCTTCATAGGTCAGCACTGCATCAAATGGAATAGCGAATCCTCCTACATTCGTTACATTCACTGTAAGCAGGTCATTCAGCTGAGAAGCTCTTTCCACTTTCAGATCTATATAATTATTGGTATAGAACCAGTTCTGGAAAAACCAGTTAAGATTTTTTCCGGAACCTGTGTTCATCGAGTTGAAATAATCCCATGGCACAGGATGTTTACCGTTCCAGTTATCCATATAATGATGTAATGCTTTTTTGAATAACTCGTCCCCGAGATAATCTTTCAGGGCCAGATAAGAAAGGGAAGCTTTTACATAAGAATTGTTTCCGTATCCGGCTCCGCTTACCTGGGTACTCATGGTAATCAAAGGCTGATCCTGTTCTGCTGAAGGATCAGTGATCCATTTTTTGACACGGAAATTTTTATAAAATTCTTTAGCTGCTTCTTCTCCGTTCTCATCAATTCCGATAAGATATTCAAGTGTAGTTGCCCAGCCTTCATCCATAAAAGCATATCTCGTTTCGTTGATTCCCATATAAAAAGGGAAATAGGTATGGGCTATTTCATGGTCAGCCGTAAGCCTTGCATCTCTCAAATCATCAGGAATGCTGGTATCATTGATCATCATTGGGTATTCCATATCGGCATATCCCTGGATTGCAGTCATTACATTATAAGGGTATTCTACTCCCGGCCAGTTTTTAGAAAACCAATCCAGGTTATACTGCATCCACCCTACATACTGTTCGAAATCTTTTGCTCCGTTTTTGTATCCGGCCTGTACGCTGGCCCGCTTTGTTTTCAGCTGAACACTGGCCGCATCCCATACATAGTGATTGCTCATAGCAAAACAGAAGTCTGTAATATGATTAGCTTTGAATTTCCAGGTATTCCATTTGTTCTGGCGGGTAACTTTCCCGGATTTCATTTCCTGTTCCGTAGCAATATGCATTACTTTATCACTCTTCAACGAAGCTTTATACCTTTTCAGGTATTCTGTGCTAAGCACATCTTCCGGATTAAGGAAATCACCGGTTGCCCAGACTACATAATTCTTCGGAGCCGTGATGGCAAAGCTGTAATCATTAAAGTCATTGTAAAATTCCTGCCTGTCTGAATGCGGAAGCATATCCCATCCGTTATAATCATCGTATACGGAAATCCTCGGGAAAGAATACGCTACATAGAACGTTTCAGGATCTATTTGCCCTTCCCTTCCGCTCTGTACAGAAAGGGGATATTCCCATTCTATCTTAACCTCAGCTTTAGATTTTGATTTCAGAGCTGATTTTAATTTTACTTTTTCCACAGTCCCCCAGTCATCGCTGTCAATATCATATTTCTCATTATTCACAATGAAAGATTTGATTCTGAGCCCGGAAGAGAGAAAATCTTTAGATACAAATCCAGATCTTGGCGACTGCGGCTTATGAAGGTTGTTCACAAATCTTATAGCCAGCTCATTCAATGCATCCGGACTGTTGTTGGTATACACAATTGTTTCTTTTCCGGAAACTACCTTTGTTCCGGCATCCACTTTTACTTCTACATTATATACTCCTTTATTCTGCCAGTAGTTTTTACCAGGTGCTCCTGAAACATCACGGGTTCCTTTTTCATAGGCTTTTTTGATATTTCTGGGCATATATAACTCCTGCGCAGACCATTGCATCAGCGAAACGACCACCAGCATTCCGGAAAAAATTTTCTTCATATCGATCCTTTTAAAGATAGGTATCAAAAATAGCGAAAAAGTGACAGCGGGTGGTAATTTCTTTTGTAATAATGTTTTATGATAATTAATTTTTCACTTATAATATTTTACAGCCTTTCTTGCTCAGAAGTCTTCCTGATTGTTTTAACATTTTTCACAGACTGGTTTCCGAAATTGAATTTCAATGAAAACGTAACGCCCTGTGCATCTGTATAATCCAGGAAGTAATTGTCCTGATTGGCATACTTTGTACTGACCTTCTGGCCTGTTGTCCTGAAAATATCACTGAATATCAGAGATGCTTCAAGCTTTTTATTAAAGAATTTCCTGTTCATCACAAAATATGCGGACCAGTTACTTGAAATTCTGAAAGGTCCCTGGATTCCCGGAGAATAATAACGGTGACCCATTTCCATTTTCCAGTCGCTTGCCTTATCCAAAGTAAAACTTGTAGAAATATTGGAACTCAGGTTCCATACTTTATTCCGGTGCAGGATTCCGTCAACTCCATTAAAATAGTTTTCATTATGCTCAAGGTTTTCAGACACAATAATATTCCACCAGGGCTTTATCTCGAAATTTTTATATAAGCTTAAGCCAAATGCCTGTCCTTTTTCAATATTGGTGAAATGATACACTACATTATTGGTCTCAGGCACCTGATAAGAAATTTCCATAGACGGAAACAGTTCTTTACGGTAGTACAGATCCACATTCCAGTTCTTCCAGGAATAGGTAAGATTGAGATTGTGCGTAATCGTTGCCTTTAGCCGTGGATCTCCCTGAAAGTATGAAAACAAATTATAGTAAGATTTCGCCGGATTCAGCCATGAATAGGAAGGCCTGCTGATTCTTTTACCATACGAAAATCCGAATTCCTGTTTATTTTCTGTGGTATATTGTGCATAAAAGGTTGGAAAAAACTTC
This genomic interval from Chryseobacterium arthrosphaerae contains the following:
- a CDS encoding phosphatase PAP2 family protein is translated as MKKIALASCILLHLYCYKAQDTIQTRNLQADLEMIRSDMPFQEKKPFFKKEWVKKSVAPAILFTAAAATWGEKENIREVRNRYLPNFKVKYDDYLQYAPAVAVYGLKLSGVKGRNNLGRATLSYGTSLAIMAILVNSIKYTSKVERPDGSKNNSFPSGHAAMAFTNASFLHKEYGLVNPAYSIGGYSAATITGLGRNLNNRHWVPDILAGAGIGIISTELGYFFIDKIYKNKGDNLSILSRIQGNDYPSFLSLKMGAALGTTNFLRESELDDKKQTGFEGGLEGAYFFSKKWGVGADITFSSFPIKPQRITFDDGQDFGDHSIRTQSMGFLAAGIGPYFSHEFSDKWQLMVKATAGYSATASGKVFVKGDEIDAPNHELQIAKYKPKPAFRWNTGASMTYKFNPGLGLTFYTDYTQINSTIRYHFSDDIKESAEMNEELNHLITKEKINYVTLGLRLTAYF
- a CDS encoding M1 family metallopeptidase; the protein is MKKIFSGMLVVVSLMQWSAQELYMPRNIKKAYEKGTRDVSGAPGKNYWQNKGVYNVEVKVDAGTKVVSGKETIVYTNNSPDALNELAIRFVNNLHKPQSPRSGFVSKDFLSSGLRIKSFIVNNEKYDIDSDDWGTVEKVKLKSALKSKSKAEVKIEWEYPLSVQSGREGQIDPETFYVAYSFPRISVYDDYNGWDMLPHSDRQEFYNDFNDYSFAITAPKNYVVWATGDFLNPEDVLSTEYLKRYKASLKSDKVMHIATEQEMKSGKVTRQNKWNTWKFKANHITDFCFAMSNHYVWDAASVQLKTKRASVQAGYKNGAKDFEQYVGWMQYNLDWFSKNWPGVEYPYNVMTAIQGYADMEYPMMINDTSIPDDLRDARLTADHEIAHTYFPFYMGINETRYAFMDEGWATTLEYLIGIDENGEEAAKEFYKNFRVKKWITDPSAEQDQPLITMSTQVSGAGYGNNSYVKASLSYLALKDYLGDELFKKALHHYMDNWNGKHPVPWDYFNSMNTGSGKNLNWFFQNWFYTNNYIDLKVERASQLNDLLTVNVTNVGGFAIPFDAVLTYEDGTTEKLHFSPSIWEKDQKMTDLVIPIKKKVKSVKLDGDIFMDYTPGDNTKTL